The Candidatus Hydrogenedentota bacterium sequence ATCGTGAAAGCCGTGCGGTACGCGTATGACACGAACCAAACAGAAGCCGTGAGCGACCCTGAGTTTCGGCACCACACCGAAGAACTTGTGTTGCCGGCACGGAAGGTCACGGATGAAGAGGCTGCCATGGCGTGCAGCGAAATCGCGAGGGTGTCGCAGTCGGGCCCGCCGGCGCCGGCGTCCAGCGAAGCGGGGGTCATCACTCGCATGAACGATCTTCTCGAGCGCTACGCAACGCAGGGGGAAGCGCCGGTCTATTCGATGGATCTGCACGTCATTCGCCTTGGGGACGCAGCGATTGCAACGAATCCGTTCGAGCTGTACCTCGAGTATGGCAACGAAATCAAGGCTCGGAGCCTGGCGCAACAGACATTTCTCGCGCAGCTTACCGGGGATCGCGGCAAGTATCTGCCCACGCGGGCCGCATTGCCGGGGAAAGCCTATGGTTCGCGCGTTACGGAGAACACGGTTGGTCCTGAAGGCGGTGAGCGGCTCGTCGAGCGCACCGTTGAAGTCATTAACAGCATGTGGGAAGCATAAGGGGGATACAGCAGCACGAGGCTGCGCTTCCGCCGCATCCAACACAACCCAGGAGGGACGTTTCATGGCAGACATTCAGGTGGGATTGAACACAGAGGCATTTCGACACGCGGATAAGCCGCTTGAGTATTCGCTCGCGGCCATTCGCAAACAAGGGTACCGGTATTGCGAACTCAACATGCTCAACGGGCGCGACCTGCTTTCCGAAGCGGGCTACTACGGAGCCGTCAGCATGGAGCGGGATCCTCTCGAGGTCAAAGGCATCGTGGACAGTTTTGGCCTCAAAGTGAGCGCCGTCAGCGCTCATGCGCCGATGGCGCAGCCGGAGGTCAGCATCCCGTTTCTGACCCGTGCTATCGAGTACGCCGACGCCCTCGGGGCAACCTGTGTGTGCACCGATGAGGGGGTAGTGCCCGGCTGGATGAGCAAGAGCCAGGCATTCAATATCATTTACTATACCCTTCGGCGCGTCTTGCCCGCGGCGGAACGCCACAAGGTGCACATTGCCCTCGAACCGCATCAGAAGTATTCGGTCAAGCTTAATACGTATCTCGAGATATTGAACCTGGTCGAATCGCCTTAC is a genomic window containing:
- a CDS encoding sugar phosphate isomerase/epimerase family protein, coding for MADIQVGLNTEAFRHADKPLEYSLAAIRKQGYRYCELNMLNGRDLLSEAGYYGAVSMERDPLEVKGIVDSFGLKVSAVSAHAPMAQPEVSIPFLTRAIEYADALGATCVCTDEGVVPGWMSKSQAFNIIYYTLRRVLPAAERHKVHIALEPHQKYSVKLNTYLEILNLVESPYMNCNPDTGNIFMAGQDPYEFLEAIAKRVVHVHAKDIGGVVMGERGKVTGVPSGCACGEGVLDWRRIVKILRKAGFKGVLSVECSTEEQGLASIKHLSKVLRAK